A window of Castanea sativa cultivar Marrone di Chiusa Pesio chromosome 1, ASM4071231v1 contains these coding sequences:
- the LOC142643140 gene encoding uncharacterized protein LOC142643140 isoform X2 codes for MAATATFFFFFFLFQFTAISTFAQHSAETLSEIQALMAFKANLHDPLGVLDGWDSSTPSAPCDWRGIVCFNNRVRELHLPRLQLGGRLTDQLSNLRELRKLSLHSNHLNGSIPSSLSQCALLRVVYLHYNSLSGTLPPSIVSNLTNLQILSLSHNLLSGKLSNDMSFSLRFLDLSSNFFSGEIPTNFTVKSQLRLINFSYNSFSGQVPASLGELQKLEYLSLDSNQLYGTLPSAVTNCSSLIHLSAEDNALKGLIPATMGAIPKLQVLSLSHNELSGRVPASVGSLMKLAVLDLSKQNLSGELPNELFGLPSLQVVALEDNHLSGNFPEGFSSLVSLQYLNLSSNAFTGEIPATYGFLQSLLVLSASHNRISGIIPAELGNCSDLQVLELRSNRLEGQIPSAISQLSRLKGLDLGQNNFTGEIPDELSKCSSLTSLLLDSNNISGHIPDSLSKLSNLSMLNLSSNKLSGAIPSSLSRISGLKYLNLSSNDLEGEIPKTLSSQFNDPTVFAMNRKLCGKPLSRECPNVRRRKRKRLILFIGVAIAGAFLLTLCCCGYIYSLLRWRKKLREGAAGEKKRSPASAGSGGERGSQGSRGSGENGGPKLVMFNNKITVAEALEATRQFDEENVLSRGRYGLIFKATFQDGMVLAIRRLPDGSIDEGTFRKEAESLGKVKHRNLTVLRGYYAGPPDVRLLVYDYMPNGNLATLLQEASHQEGHVLNWPMRHLIALGIARGLAFLHSVSMVHGDIKPLNVLFDADFEAHLSEFGLDKLTVATPAEASTSSTPIGSLGYVSPEAALTGQATREADVYSFGIILLEILTGRKPVMFTQDEDIVKWVKRQLQRGQISELLEPGLLELDPESSEWEEFLLGVKVALLCTAPDPLDRPSMADIVFMLEGCRVGPEIPSSADPTTVPSPVGES; via the exons ATGGCAGCAACGgctactttcttcttcttcttcttcctttttcagtTCACGGCGATCTCAACCTTTGCACAACACAGTGCCGAAACTTTGTCAGAGATCCAAGCATTGATGGCCTTTAAGGCCAATCTCCACGACCCACTTGGCGTTTTAGACGGCTGGGATTCTTCCACGCCATCTGCACCTTGTGACTGGCGTGGCATTGTTTGTTTCAACAACCGAGTCCGCGAGCTCCATTTACCTCGTCTCCAACTCGGTGGTCGACTCACTGACCAACTCTCTAACCTGCGTGAGCTTCGAAAACTCAGCCTTCACTCCAACCACCTCAACGGTTCTATACCTTCCTCTCTGTCCCAATGCGCTCTCCTACGTGTCGTTTACCTTCACTACAACTCACTCTCCGGGACTCTCCCACCTTCCATTGTTTCCAACCTCACAAACCTTCAAATCCTCAGTCTCAGTCACAACCTCCTCTCCGGTAAACTCTCCAACGACATGTCGTTTAGCCTCAGGTTCCTCGATTTATCCTCCAACTTCTTCTCTGGCGAAATACCCACAAACTTCACCGTGAAATCTCAGCTCCGACTTATCAATTTCTCGTACAACTCTTTCTCTGGTCAAGTACCCGCAAGTCTCGGAGAGCTTCAAAAGCTTGAGTATCTCAGCCTCGACTCGAACCAGTTGTATGGTACTCTACCTTCGGCTGTTACAAACTGTTCCTCATTGATTCATCTGAGCGCCGAAGACAACGCGCTTAAGGGTCTAATCCCAGCGACTATGGGAGCGATACCAAAGCTACAAGTGCTATCATTATCACACAATGAACTCTCAG GAAGAGTTCCTGCGAGTGTTGGGAGTTTGATGAAGCTAGCAGTCCTTGATTTGAGTAAGCAAAACCTTTCTGGTGAGTTGCCGAATGAGCTTTTTGGGTTACCGAGTTTGCAAGTTGTTGCTCTAGAAGATAACCACTTGTCTGGGAATTTTCCTGAAGGTTTTAGCAGCTTGGTTAGTCTACAATATTTGAACCTCAGTTCCAATGCTTTCACTGGTGAGATTCCAGCAACCTATGGATTTCTTCAATCATTACTTGTTCTCTCCGCATCACACAATCGAATTTCGGGTATAATTCCTGCAGAGCTTGGTAATTGTTCTGATCTTCAAGTACTTGAGCTTCGCTCTAATCGTTTGGAGGGACAAATACCAAGTGCTATTTCTCAGTTATCTCGTTTGAAGGGGCTTGATTTGGGTCAAAATAATTTTACAGGTGAAATCCCAGATGAGCTCTCCAAGTGCTCGTCTCTGACTTCTCTGTTATTGGATTCAAATAACATTTCAGGCCACATACCAGATTCGTTGTCGAAGCTATCAAACCTATCAATGTTGAATCTTTCCTCAAACAAATTGAGTGGAGCCATTCCTTCAAGTCTTTCACGTATTTCTGGTTTGAAATACTTGAATTTGTCTAGTAATGATCTTGAAGGTGAAATTCCGAAAACTTTGAGTTCTCAGTTCAATGATCCTACTGTGTTTGCAATGAATAGGAAACTATGTGGAAAGCCCTTGAGTAGAGAGTGTCCAAATGTAAGGAGGAGAAAGAGGAAGAGGCTAATTCTATTTATTGGTGTAGCTATAGCTGGAGCATTCCTCTTGACATTATGTTGTTGTGGCTATATCTACAGCCTCTTGCGTTGGCGCAAGAAGCTTAGAGAAGGAGCAGCTGGGGAGAAGAAGCGAAGCCCAGCATCTGCAGGATCAGGAGGCGAAAGGGGAAGTCAAGGAAGTCGTGGAAGTGGTGAAAATGGAGGGCCAAAATTGGTAATGTTCAATAACAAGATTACAGTTGCAGAGGCATTGGAAGCAACAAGACAATTTGATGAGGAAAATGTCCTGAGCCGGGGAAGATATGGGCTTATATTCAAAGCAACATTCCAAGATGGAATGGTGCTAGCAATTCGTCGCCTTCCGGATGGTTCAATCGATGAAGGCACATTTCGTAAAGAAGCAGAATCATTAGGCAAAGTAAAGCATCGAAACCTAACAGTTCTTCGAGGCTACTATGCAGGACCACCCGATGTAAGGCTTCTTGTTTACGACTACATGCCTAATGGAAACCTTGCCACTCTCCTCCAAGAGGCTTCTCACCAAGAAGGCCATGTGCTCAATTGGCCAATGCGTCACCTCATTGCACTTGGCATTGCTCGCGGGCTAGCATTCTTGCACTCTGTCTCAATGGTTCACGGGGATATCAAGCCACTAAATGTCCTCTTTGATGCTGATTTCGAAGCCCATTTATCCGAATTCGGGCTAGACAAGCTAACCGTAGCAACACCAGCCGAGGCATCCACATCATCCACCCCAATTGGTTCCTTAGGCTACGTATCACCAGAAGCAGCATTAACAGGACAAGCAACAAGAGAGGCAGACGTGTACAGTTTTGGGATCATATTGTTGGAAATACTTACAGGAAGGAAGCCTGTCATGTTCACACAAGACGAAGACATTGTGAAATGGGTGAAAAGGCAATTGCAAAGAGGCCAAATCTCAGAACTACTTGAGCCAGGCTTGCTTGAACTAGACCCCGAGTCATCAGAATGGGAAGAATTCTTGTTGGGTGTGAAAGTAGCATTGCTTTGCACAGCACCTGATCCACTTGATAGGCCATCCATGGCTGACATTGTATTCATGCTTGAAGGCTGTAGGGTAGGACCAGAAATCCCTTCCTCAGCTGATCCCACCACAGTTCCTTCACCAGTTGGAGAATCTTAA
- the LOC142643140 gene encoding uncharacterized protein LOC142643140 isoform X1: MAATATFFFFFFLFQFTAISTFAQHSAETLSEIQALMAFKANLHDPLGVLDGWDSSTPSAPCDWRGIVCFNNRVRELHLPRLQLGGRLTDQLSNLRELRKLSLHSNHLNGSIPSSLSQCALLRVVYLHYNSLSGTLPPSIVSNLTNLQILSLSHNLLSGKLSNDMSFSLRFLDLSSNFFSGEIPTNFTVKSQLRLINFSYNSFSGQVPASLGELQKLEYLSLDSNQLYGTLPSAVTNCSSLIHLSAEDNALKGLIPATMGAIPKLQVLSLSHNELSGSVPTTLLCNNNYSFSLRMVQLGFNALTSMVKPPNNGTCFSVLEVFDVKENHVRGVFPTWLTNVITLKVLDLSGNFFSGMLPSEIGGLLRLEEFRVSNNSLNGVIPSEFVKCSSLRVLDLEGNKFSGSVPGFLGGLRSLKVLSLGTNMLSGSIPMEFGTLFELEMLNLSDNNLTGNVPEEIMKLSNLSSLNLSNNRLSGGGEVLLNIGGLKNLQVLNLSHCGISGRVPASVGSLMKLAVLDLSKQNLSGELPNELFGLPSLQVVALEDNHLSGNFPEGFSSLVSLQYLNLSSNAFTGEIPATYGFLQSLLVLSASHNRISGIIPAELGNCSDLQVLELRSNRLEGQIPSAISQLSRLKGLDLGQNNFTGEIPDELSKCSSLTSLLLDSNNISGHIPDSLSKLSNLSMLNLSSNKLSGAIPSSLSRISGLKYLNLSSNDLEGEIPKTLSSQFNDPTVFAMNRKLCGKPLSRECPNVRRRKRKRLILFIGVAIAGAFLLTLCCCGYIYSLLRWRKKLREGAAGEKKRSPASAGSGGERGSQGSRGSGENGGPKLVMFNNKITVAEALEATRQFDEENVLSRGRYGLIFKATFQDGMVLAIRRLPDGSIDEGTFRKEAESLGKVKHRNLTVLRGYYAGPPDVRLLVYDYMPNGNLATLLQEASHQEGHVLNWPMRHLIALGIARGLAFLHSVSMVHGDIKPLNVLFDADFEAHLSEFGLDKLTVATPAEASTSSTPIGSLGYVSPEAALTGQATREADVYSFGIILLEILTGRKPVMFTQDEDIVKWVKRQLQRGQISELLEPGLLELDPESSEWEEFLLGVKVALLCTAPDPLDRPSMADIVFMLEGCRVGPEIPSSADPTTVPSPVGES, from the coding sequence ATGGCAGCAACGgctactttcttcttcttcttcttcctttttcagtTCACGGCGATCTCAACCTTTGCACAACACAGTGCCGAAACTTTGTCAGAGATCCAAGCATTGATGGCCTTTAAGGCCAATCTCCACGACCCACTTGGCGTTTTAGACGGCTGGGATTCTTCCACGCCATCTGCACCTTGTGACTGGCGTGGCATTGTTTGTTTCAACAACCGAGTCCGCGAGCTCCATTTACCTCGTCTCCAACTCGGTGGTCGACTCACTGACCAACTCTCTAACCTGCGTGAGCTTCGAAAACTCAGCCTTCACTCCAACCACCTCAACGGTTCTATACCTTCCTCTCTGTCCCAATGCGCTCTCCTACGTGTCGTTTACCTTCACTACAACTCACTCTCCGGGACTCTCCCACCTTCCATTGTTTCCAACCTCACAAACCTTCAAATCCTCAGTCTCAGTCACAACCTCCTCTCCGGTAAACTCTCCAACGACATGTCGTTTAGCCTCAGGTTCCTCGATTTATCCTCCAACTTCTTCTCTGGCGAAATACCCACAAACTTCACCGTGAAATCTCAGCTCCGACTTATCAATTTCTCGTACAACTCTTTCTCTGGTCAAGTACCCGCAAGTCTCGGAGAGCTTCAAAAGCTTGAGTATCTCAGCCTCGACTCGAACCAGTTGTATGGTACTCTACCTTCGGCTGTTACAAACTGTTCCTCATTGATTCATCTGAGCGCCGAAGACAACGCGCTTAAGGGTCTAATCCCAGCGACTATGGGAGCGATACCAAAGCTACAAGTGCTATCATTATCACACAATGAACTCTCAGGTTCGGTCCCCACAACTCTGCTTTGTAATAATAACTACTCGTTTTCACTTAGAATGGTTCAGCTTGGGTTTAATGCGCTCACGAGCATGGTTAAGCCGCCAAACAATGGAACATGTTTTAGTGTTTTGGAGGTCTTTGACGTTAAAGAAAATCACGTACGTGGTGTGTTTCCGACGTGGTTGACTAATGTGATCACGTTGAAGGTTCTAGATCTTTCTGGAAACTTCTTTTCCGGTATGTTACCTTCTGAGATTGGAGGACTTTTGAGGCTAGAAGAGTTTAGAGTTTCAAATAATTCACTTAATGGTGTGATTCCTAGTGAGTTTGTCAAATGTAGTTCTTTACGGGTACTTGATCTTGAAGGGAACAAGTTTTCGGGTTCGGTTCCTGGGTTTTTGGGTGGGCTAAGGAGCTTAAAGGTGTTATCTTTGGGGACTAATATGTTGTCTGGTTCGATTCCAATGGAATTTGGAACTTTGTTCGAGCTTGAAATGTTGAATTTGAGTGATAATAATCTCACTGGGAATGTACCGGAAGAGATAATGAAACTCAGTAATTTGAGTTCTTTGAATCTTAGTAATAACAGGTTATCGGGTGGTGGCGAAGTATTGTTGAATATTGGGGGCTTAAAAAACTTGCAGGTTCTGAATTTGAGTCATTGTGGGATTTCAGGAAGAGTTCCTGCGAGTGTTGGGAGTTTGATGAAGCTAGCAGTCCTTGATTTGAGTAAGCAAAACCTTTCTGGTGAGTTGCCGAATGAGCTTTTTGGGTTACCGAGTTTGCAAGTTGTTGCTCTAGAAGATAACCACTTGTCTGGGAATTTTCCTGAAGGTTTTAGCAGCTTGGTTAGTCTACAATATTTGAACCTCAGTTCCAATGCTTTCACTGGTGAGATTCCAGCAACCTATGGATTTCTTCAATCATTACTTGTTCTCTCCGCATCACACAATCGAATTTCGGGTATAATTCCTGCAGAGCTTGGTAATTGTTCTGATCTTCAAGTACTTGAGCTTCGCTCTAATCGTTTGGAGGGACAAATACCAAGTGCTATTTCTCAGTTATCTCGTTTGAAGGGGCTTGATTTGGGTCAAAATAATTTTACAGGTGAAATCCCAGATGAGCTCTCCAAGTGCTCGTCTCTGACTTCTCTGTTATTGGATTCAAATAACATTTCAGGCCACATACCAGATTCGTTGTCGAAGCTATCAAACCTATCAATGTTGAATCTTTCCTCAAACAAATTGAGTGGAGCCATTCCTTCAAGTCTTTCACGTATTTCTGGTTTGAAATACTTGAATTTGTCTAGTAATGATCTTGAAGGTGAAATTCCGAAAACTTTGAGTTCTCAGTTCAATGATCCTACTGTGTTTGCAATGAATAGGAAACTATGTGGAAAGCCCTTGAGTAGAGAGTGTCCAAATGTAAGGAGGAGAAAGAGGAAGAGGCTAATTCTATTTATTGGTGTAGCTATAGCTGGAGCATTCCTCTTGACATTATGTTGTTGTGGCTATATCTACAGCCTCTTGCGTTGGCGCAAGAAGCTTAGAGAAGGAGCAGCTGGGGAGAAGAAGCGAAGCCCAGCATCTGCAGGATCAGGAGGCGAAAGGGGAAGTCAAGGAAGTCGTGGAAGTGGTGAAAATGGAGGGCCAAAATTGGTAATGTTCAATAACAAGATTACAGTTGCAGAGGCATTGGAAGCAACAAGACAATTTGATGAGGAAAATGTCCTGAGCCGGGGAAGATATGGGCTTATATTCAAAGCAACATTCCAAGATGGAATGGTGCTAGCAATTCGTCGCCTTCCGGATGGTTCAATCGATGAAGGCACATTTCGTAAAGAAGCAGAATCATTAGGCAAAGTAAAGCATCGAAACCTAACAGTTCTTCGAGGCTACTATGCAGGACCACCCGATGTAAGGCTTCTTGTTTACGACTACATGCCTAATGGAAACCTTGCCACTCTCCTCCAAGAGGCTTCTCACCAAGAAGGCCATGTGCTCAATTGGCCAATGCGTCACCTCATTGCACTTGGCATTGCTCGCGGGCTAGCATTCTTGCACTCTGTCTCAATGGTTCACGGGGATATCAAGCCACTAAATGTCCTCTTTGATGCTGATTTCGAAGCCCATTTATCCGAATTCGGGCTAGACAAGCTAACCGTAGCAACACCAGCCGAGGCATCCACATCATCCACCCCAATTGGTTCCTTAGGCTACGTATCACCAGAAGCAGCATTAACAGGACAAGCAACAAGAGAGGCAGACGTGTACAGTTTTGGGATCATATTGTTGGAAATACTTACAGGAAGGAAGCCTGTCATGTTCACACAAGACGAAGACATTGTGAAATGGGTGAAAAGGCAATTGCAAAGAGGCCAAATCTCAGAACTACTTGAGCCAGGCTTGCTTGAACTAGACCCCGAGTCATCAGAATGGGAAGAATTCTTGTTGGGTGTGAAAGTAGCATTGCTTTGCACAGCACCTGATCCACTTGATAGGCCATCCATGGCTGACATTGTATTCATGCTTGAAGGCTGTAGGGTAGGACCAGAAATCCCTTCCTCAGCTGATCCCACCACAGTTCCTTCACCAGTTGGAGAATCTTAA